The genome window CGTACGCCGATATCGTGAGCAAGCAGCTGGCCGCTGACCCCAAATTGAAGCTTTTCCTGAAATCGGATTGCAAGCTTCTGGCCGACGAAAAATCCTTCAATCTGATCGGCGAGGTGCGCGGCAGCGAATTTGCCGACGAGATCATCACCGTCGGCGGGCACATCGATGCCTGGGACATCACCGAGGGCGCCCATGACGACGGCGGCGGCTGCGTGCAGGCGATCGCCGTCTGGAAAATTTTCCGAGCTATCGGCTACAGGCCCAAGAGAACCCTGCGTGTCGTCCTGTTCATGGACGAGGAGCTAAACCAGCGCGGCGGGAAAAAGTATGCCGCAGCGGCCCTTTTAAAGAAAGAGAAACATCTTTTTGCGCTGGAATCGGACGGCGGCTGCGACCGGCCCATCGGCTTCAGCTTCGATACGAAAAAGGAATATCTGGCGAAATTCCAATCCTATCGCAATTTGTTCGCGCCTTATGGGGTTACGCTTTTCATCAACGAGGGGAGCGGCGTGGATGTCGGTTTCCTGAAGGAACAGAACGCGGTCTTGGGCGAACTGCTTGCCGATCCCGGCCACTATTTCGATTATCACCACAGCGGCTACGACACCTTCGAGCGGGTCAACAAGGATTACCTGAACCAAGGGAGCGCCACCCTGGCTTCGCTGATCTACCTGTTCGACAAGTACGGGCTCAGGTAGTGCCGTCATTGAATAAAATTTCCATTTAGTTTACATTATCCGGATTGGATTATCACTATTTAACAGGGAGATTAAAAGTGACGAAAAAACAACAAAAATGGATCGCGTTGCTGGTGACCCTGACATTCGCTTGGATGTTGCAGGTTTCCGCTAGGCCCCTGGCCGCAGCTGGCACGGTGGATGCTGTCAGTTCAGCGAACGGCGAACAAGGATCGGGCTTTCTCGAGGCCGCCGGAAACAAAGCTGCCCCGGCCCCGAAAAAAAGCCTTTTGCCCTATGTCCTCATCGGTGTGGGCGTTGCCGCCGTGGCCGCTGTTTTGTTCCTGGTGGTCCTTAAAACCGATTACGACATCACCGGCGAATGGACAATGAATTATTCCGTCCCCGGGTCTCCAACCGTCACGGGCCTGATGACGTTCAGCGGAGATAAGAAGTCCGGCACCACCGTGTTGAACACCACCCCGGGTGAGTATATCGTCGATGGCAAGAAAGTGACCATCAACTTGAGAAAAATTTTGTATGATATCCCGCGCCGTTGGGAATTCATCGGCGAGTTTAAAGCCAAGGACCGCATTGAGGGCGACTTCAAATTCTACGACAACGAAGTATACAAGCCCCAATACGACACGACGTTTTCTTTGGATAGAAACTGATGGAATAATCTCAAATCCGTTGATAGGAAAAATTGAAGCCGAAGGGGAGAGTTGAATAGCAACACTATGCGTTTCACAGACGGTAAATCAGAAACGCATCTAGTGATACCATCACTATGCGTTTCCAAGTTCGGAAAGCTGGAAACGCATCCAGTGATGGTATATTGACACTAGCTGATTTTCCCAACTAAAAAACTTGGGAAAATCAGAGTGTCAATATGCTATATTGGCACTGGCTGATTTTCCGGATCTAAAAGTCCTTTGAAAATCAGAGTGCCAATACTCGCGACCTAGGCATAACAGCGAGGGGGATCCTATCTGGGATGAGAGCAAGCGGGCATTCCTTGCCGGAGCGGTCAAGTATTCCGCCGGACCGGCGGAAGGGCTTGCAATTTTTCCCGATCCGATGTACATTCTTCTGGCCAAATACCATCGGTTCCGGACGGATTACGGAAGGCAGTCACAGATGACAGATTCCATTGAACAAAAGAAGAAATCGCTCATGCAGGAGATCGGCAAGCTCCGCGAAGAGTACCAGGTCGAGCTGCCCAAGCGCATCGCCGAGGCGCGCAGCCAGGGCGACCTCAGCGAAAACGCCGAATTCGACGCCGCCCGCGAGAGGCAGGCTTTCCTCAAGGCCCGCATCGCCCAGCTGAGCCACCTG of Candidatus Aminicenantes bacterium contains these proteins:
- a CDS encoding M20/M25/M40 family metallo-hydrolase, with product MSKYFLPIAISLVITLSGCSAKKDTEVFADIYKTAAGDTSSYQTLRVLCKNYPNRLCGTLLSIQAIRYMKGVMAQEGFDRVYLQECSVAHWQRGSQEVGAIRSKKFGETKLSLCALGNSVGTAVNGLQAGVVEVASFEQLAKLGEKAVKGKIIFFNKTMDPGKANTFEAYGEVVSLRFAGASVAARYGAEAVVIRSITTAVDTFPHTGVMRYRDTPKQIPAFALATAYADIVSKQLAADPKLKLFLKSDCKLLADEKSFNLIGEVRGSEFADEIITVGGHIDAWDITEGAHDDGGGCVQAIAVWKIFRAIGYRPKRTLRVVLFMDEELNQRGGKKYAAAALLKKEKHLFALESDGGCDRPIGFSFDTKKEYLAKFQSYRNLFAPYGVTLFINEGSGVDVGFLKEQNAVLGELLADPGHYFDYHHSGYDTFERVNKDYLNQGSATLASLIYLFDKYGLR